One Candidatus Campbellbacteria bacterium genomic window carries:
- the pgk gene encoding phosphoglycerate kinase, whose protein sequence is MLKSITEAPISLGDRVLVRGNLNVPIEHGVIADTSRVLGNLPTLRFLKSKGAKVILIGHLSVEGESLKTVAGVLAQHIPVSFLTNPFNSEGKEVLKKMADGDIVCIENIRQFPEEEKNDVDFAKKLAGLADMFVNDDFTSAHRAHASVVGVPKLIPSYMGLEFAEEYTHLSQAFNPQHPSVLIVGGAKPETKLPLITALAPHMDTVFVFGVSGNSLLRAKGFSVGKSLVAVSSDESLQTILAMPNISAYRDVLTIDTGGKEHVLKPEAIGPDDTIVDAGPETLAHLSQVVSGASFVLWNGPLGLYEKGFSVGTQECARAIASSHAESIVGGGDTDAVLAEGHITGHFSFISSAGGAMLEFLAKGTLPGIEALK, encoded by the coding sequence ATGTTGAAATCTATTACTGAAGCACCCATCTCTCTCGGTGACCGTGTCTTGGTCCGTGGAAATCTTAATGTTCCTATTGAACATGGTGTCATAGCAGATACCTCCAGGGTTCTCGGAAACCTACCCACACTGCGGTTTCTCAAGAGTAAAGGCGCAAAGGTTATTCTTATAGGACATTTGTCTGTTGAAGGGGAATCTCTTAAAACCGTTGCGGGCGTTCTCGCACAGCACATTCCGGTTTCGTTTCTCACTAATCCGTTTAATTCTGAAGGAAAAGAAGTACTAAAAAAAATGGCAGATGGAGATATTGTGTGTATTGAAAACATTCGTCAATTTCCCGAAGAAGAAAAAAACGACGTAGATTTTGCAAAAAAACTTGCTGGGCTTGCTGACATGTTTGTGAATGACGATTTTACCTCTGCACATCGTGCGCACGCGTCTGTTGTTGGTGTGCCGAAATTGATACCGTCATACATGGGACTGGAATTTGCGGAGGAATATACACATCTTTCTCAAGCGTTTAACCCGCAACACCCGTCGGTACTTATTGTTGGTGGTGCAAAACCGGAAACAAAACTCCCATTGATTACGGCACTTGCGCCTCACATGGATACAGTGTTTGTATTTGGTGTTTCAGGAAACTCACTTCTTCGTGCAAAGGGATTTTCTGTTGGAAAGTCTCTGGTTGCTGTATCCAGCGATGAATCTCTTCAAACTATTTTGGCCATGCCAAACATATCTGCATATAGAGACGTACTCACTATTGATACAGGCGGAAAAGAACATGTACTCAAACCAGAAGCAATTGGGCCGGATGACACCATTGTTGATGCTGGACCAGAGACACTGGCACACCTTTCTCAAGTTGTTTCTGGTGCGTCATTTGTGTTATGGAATGGTCCACTTGGCTTGTATGAAAAAGGATTTTCTGTAGGAACGCAGGAATGTGCGCGCGCCATTGCGTCATCACATGCTGAAAGTATTGTTGGTGGTGGAGATACTGACGCCGTTCTTGCCGAGGGTCATATCACGGGACACTTTTCTTTTATTTCATCTGCCGGCGGAGCGATGTTGGAATTTTTGGCGAAAGGAACACTTCCGGGGATTGAAGCGTTGAAGTAG
- a CDS encoding ribonuclease HI family protein, with product MNYIVYTDGGARGNPGPAGIGFVIVEGNITVKRGHAHIGETTNNQAEYEALIRALTELDIRMPKKGREEHNVEVRMDSELVIKQLRHEYKVKDVGLKLQFAKVDALLSRFPHVTFKHIFRAQNAEADALANEAMDVHHTSK from the coding sequence ATGAATTACATTGTCTACACAGATGGAGGTGCGAGAGGAAATCCGGGTCCTGCGGGAATTGGTTTTGTGATTGTTGAAGGAAATATTACCGTTAAACGCGGGCACGCACACATTGGTGAGACGACAAATAATCAAGCCGAATATGAAGCACTTATTCGAGCGCTTACGGAACTCGATATCCGTATGCCTAAAAAAGGAAGAGAAGAACATAACGTGGAGGTTCGTATGGACAGCGAATTGGTAATTAAACAACTTCGTCATGAATACAAAGTGAAAGACGTTGGGTTGAAATTACAGTTTGCAAAAGTTGACGCACTTCTTTCGCGGTTTCCACACGTCACCTTCAAGCATATTTTTAGAGCACAAAATGCAGAGGCGGATGCACTTGCCAACGAAGCGATGGATGTACACCATACATCCAAATAA
- a CDS encoding triose-phosphate isomerase, whose protein sequence is MRLLFVANWKMNPDSVREAVMLWNATKKYAQKARKTSVVVCPPTPFIASCATKSDGLVFFGAQDVSLFPNGAHTGEVSTGMLKDMHVRYIIAGHSERRALGESNELIARKVQAVLASGLTPILCIGEHERGMHGEHFAFIEEQIRGSLHGISKARAPKIILAYEPLWAIGRTSAQAMSPNDVHEMALFIRKILSKMYGRSVGMSIPILYGGSVEPSNINPIVREGAVQGVLVGHASLVAKNVADMLFALEKAH, encoded by the coding sequence ATGCGTTTACTTTTTGTTGCTAATTGGAAAATGAATCCCGACTCTGTGCGTGAGGCTGTTATGTTATGGAATGCAACGAAGAAATACGCACAAAAGGCTCGTAAGACGAGTGTGGTTGTCTGTCCACCAACGCCTTTTATTGCATCATGTGCGACAAAGAGTGATGGTTTGGTTTTTTTTGGTGCGCAAGATGTGTCTCTTTTTCCTAATGGAGCACACACCGGAGAAGTTTCAACGGGTATGCTCAAAGATATGCATGTTCGATACATTATTGCAGGACATTCAGAGCGTCGTGCTCTTGGGGAGTCAAATGAGTTAATCGCTCGAAAAGTACAAGCGGTCCTTGCATCAGGCCTTACACCAATTCTCTGTATTGGGGAACATGAACGCGGTATGCATGGGGAACATTTTGCATTTATTGAAGAGCAGATACGAGGTTCTCTACATGGTATTTCAAAAGCACGAGCACCAAAAATAATTCTGGCGTATGAGCCATTGTGGGCAATCGGCAGAACATCTGCACAGGCAATGAGCCCAAATGATGTTCATGAAATGGCATTATTTATACGAAAAATACTTTCAAAAATGTATGGTCGCTCGGTTGGTATGTCAATTCCCATTTTGTATGGTGGGTCTGTTGAACCGAGCAACATCAACCCCATTGTGCGCGAGGGTGCGGTGCAAGGTGTTCTTGTTGGACACGCAAGCCTTGTTGCAAAAAATGTGGCTGACATGCTTTTTGCACTAGAAAAAGCACACTAG
- a CDS encoding HIT family protein produces MSDCIFCKIVAGKIPAEKVYEDEYTFAFLDLNPVNPGHTLVLPKKHFLNIFDTPEETLSHVVITAKKVATALKKTGCDGVNIVSNNGGISGQIVFHAHIHVIPRLADDGREQWHGKPYAEGEMQQTGEKIRNAFI; encoded by the coding sequence ATGTCAGACTGTATTTTTTGTAAAATCGTGGCGGGAAAAATTCCTGCAGAAAAGGTATACGAAGATGAATATACCTTTGCTTTTTTAGACCTCAATCCTGTGAATCCTGGGCACACACTTGTTCTTCCCAAAAAACACTTTTTGAACATATTTGATACACCCGAAGAAACACTTAGTCACGTGGTAATCACAGCAAAGAAAGTGGCTACCGCCTTGAAAAAAACTGGTTGTGACGGTGTTAATATCGTTTCAAACAATGGTGGTATTTCGGGGCAAATTGTGTTCCATGCCCACATACACGTCATTCCACGCTTAGCAGACGACGGGCGCGAGCAGTGGCACGGCAAACCCTATGCTGAAGGAGAAATGCAACAGACCGGAGAAAAAATTCGAAATGCATTTATATAA
- the recJ gene encoding single-stranded-DNA-specific exonuclease RecJ: protein MKEYTIAEKPSGERARELAEYSEIVQNLLFHRGIVTAPAAEAFISPDYDRDVHDPFLLHNMDKAIERILLAIERNEHIALFSDFDADGIPSAVVMHDVLKKIGYENFSITIPHRNIEGFGLNETAISNFIEKKVGLIITLDCGMGDVGHIARATEAGIDVIITDHHMENQEVPKAFAIVNPNQEGDTYPNKNLCGAGVAFKVAQAFLQKLEDKSKKKELTPAFMLHPSIAPGWEKWLLDMVGIATLSDMVSLTGENRVFVHYGLLVLRKSPRLGVRTLLSHLRIKQHTLTEDDVVFMITPRINAASRMDEPEAAFQLLSTTDLTEAETLVRHLDTINNERKGAVAQMSKEIKQKFEETPNEFPVIVVGNTHWRPGLLGLAATHAVEAYGKSAFVWGRGDAAVIKGSVRSDGRVGVMELMSEVRHLFIEFGGHKYSGGFSITVENLMLLEGALSEAHTKLASKEVSEEKLTVDAVLSLDDVTQTTYSDITQLAPFGAGNPKPVFAFEQIQIDRVEMFGKEKQHIKLLFKTSANKMISAVKFFAKGNPTLEGLSAGQSITLLASLEKETFGYTNGIRLRIVDVLTS from the coding sequence ATGAAAGAGTACACAATTGCTGAAAAACCAAGCGGGGAGAGGGCACGGGAGCTCGCCGAATACTCGGAGATTGTTCAAAATCTCTTATTTCACCGAGGTATTGTGACTGCACCCGCAGCGGAGGCGTTTATTTCGCCAGACTACGACCGTGATGTGCACGACCCGTTTTTGCTCCACAACATGGACAAAGCAATTGAGCGTATTCTTTTGGCGATAGAGCGCAATGAACACATTGCACTCTTTTCTGATTTTGACGCAGACGGTATTCCTTCTGCGGTGGTGATGCACGACGTCCTCAAAAAAATTGGATATGAAAATTTCTCTATCACTATTCCACACCGAAATATAGAAGGGTTTGGTCTCAATGAAACGGCAATCTCAAATTTTATTGAGAAAAAAGTCGGACTCATCATCACACTTGATTGTGGTATGGGAGATGTTGGACATATTGCTCGCGCAACCGAAGCGGGTATTGATGTCATCATCACCGACCACCATATGGAAAATCAAGAGGTGCCGAAAGCATTTGCAATTGTGAATCCAAACCAAGAAGGGGACACGTATCCAAACAAAAATTTGTGTGGCGCAGGTGTTGCGTTCAAAGTCGCACAAGCATTTCTTCAAAAACTAGAGGACAAAAGTAAAAAGAAAGAGCTCACACCTGCATTTATGCTCCACCCGTCCATTGCCCCAGGGTGGGAGAAGTGGCTTTTGGATATGGTTGGTATCGCAACACTCTCTGACATGGTCTCGCTCACGGGAGAAAATCGTGTGTTTGTGCACTATGGACTTCTTGTGTTACGAAAGTCACCACGTCTCGGTGTTCGCACACTTCTTTCACATTTGCGGATAAAACAACACACGCTCACCGAAGATGATGTGGTATTTATGATTACTCCACGGATTAATGCAGCATCACGCATGGATGAACCAGAGGCAGCATTTCAACTTCTTTCAACAACAGATCTGACGGAAGCAGAAACACTGGTGCGTCACTTGGATACTATCAACAACGAACGAAAAGGTGCGGTTGCGCAGATGTCCAAGGAAATAAAACAAAAATTTGAGGAAACACCAAATGAATTTCCAGTTATTGTTGTGGGGAATACGCACTGGCGTCCAGGCTTACTTGGACTCGCTGCAACACATGCGGTTGAAGCCTACGGAAAAAGTGCCTTTGTGTGGGGACGGGGAGACGCGGCCGTTATTAAAGGCTCCGTGCGGTCCGATGGGCGTGTTGGTGTGATGGAGTTGATGAGTGAAGTACGACATCTCTTTATTGAATTTGGGGGACACAAGTATTCGGGCGGTTTTTCTATCACGGTAGAAAATCTCATGTTGTTGGAAGGTGCACTTTCAGAGGCACATACAAAACTTGCATCAAAAGAAGTTTCTGAAGAAAAGCTTACCGTTGATGCAGTACTTTCTCTTGATGATGTTACACAAACTACGTACTCAGACATTACACAACTGGCTCCTTTTGGTGCAGGAAACCCAAAACCAGTGTTTGCATTTGAACAGATACAAATTGATAGAGTAGAAATGTTTGGAAAAGAAAAACAGCATATTAAATTACTTTTTAAAACATCAGCAAACAAAATGATTTCTGCAGTGAAGTTTTTTGCGAAAGGAAATCCTACATTGGAAGGGTTGTCAGCAGGGCAGAGCATCACACTTCTTGCATCTCTTGAAAAAGAAACATTTGGCTACACGAATGGCATCCGATTGCGCATTGTTGACGTACTCACGTCCTAA